The following are from one region of the Segatella oris genome:
- the rpsO gene encoding 30S ribosomal protein S15 — MYLDKAKKEEIFGQYGKSATDTGSAESQIALFTYRIKHLTEHVKANHKDNVTTRALTQLVGKRRALLKYLYDRDVNRYRAIIKALGLRK; from the coding sequence ATGTATTTAGACAAAGCAAAGAAGGAAGAAATCTTCGGCCAGTATGGTAAGTCAGCAACTGACACAGGTTCAGCAGAGAGCCAGATTGCCCTGTTCACTTACCGTATTAAGCACTTGACAGAGCATGTTAAGGCTAATCACAAGGACAATGTCACTACTCGTGCGCTGACACAACTCGTTGGTAAGCGTCGTGCATTGCTCAAATACCTTTACGATCGTGACGTCAATCGCTATCGCGCTATCATCAAGGCACTTGGTCTCCGCAAGTAA